A genomic window from Tolypothrix sp. PCC 7910 includes:
- a CDS encoding SDR family NAD(P)-dependent oxidoreductase: protein MKYLQGKVTLVTGATRGIGKGIAIGLGEAGATVYITGRSLNNSNAQDDIGGSLNDTKLAVEEAGGVCIPIAVDHSDDEQVRSLFQRIEQEQDGKLDLLVNNVFSGVPVLRKLDDKPFWDFDANLWDACNNVGLRSHYVASIFAARMMAKRQQGLICTISSWGGLSYIFGAAYGAGKAACDRLATDMAVELKPYNVASISVWPGIVGTEHISSIASEMADSKSTDPKKAMFSDRYNWETPLLTGRVIAKLANDSTVISRTGHVHIVAELAKRYGVVDQEGNLPVSLRSLRFLLPMALPQLRKNSWLVPDIKVPWSLLLLSSLSSPKI, encoded by the coding sequence ATGAAGTATCTTCAGGGAAAAGTAACATTAGTCACGGGAGCCACCCGGGGTATTGGCAAAGGAATTGCTATTGGACTAGGTGAAGCAGGTGCGACTGTGTACATTACAGGGCGCAGCCTGAATAACTCTAATGCTCAGGATGATATTGGGGGAAGTCTGAACGACACCAAATTAGCGGTTGAGGAGGCTGGTGGTGTCTGCATTCCTATCGCAGTAGATCACAGTGATGATGAGCAGGTGCGATCGCTTTTTCAACGCATCGAACAAGAACAAGATGGAAAGCTGGATCTGTTGGTAAATAATGTATTTTCAGGAGTCCCAGTCTTGAGAAAGCTGGATGATAAACCTTTTTGGGATTTTGATGCAAATCTGTGGGATGCTTGCAACAACGTTGGTTTGCGTAGCCATTATGTAGCAAGTATTTTTGCAGCCAGGATGATGGCTAAACGTCAACAAGGCTTAATTTGTACAATTTCCTCTTGGGGTGGGCTTTCCTATATTTTTGGTGCAGCCTATGGTGCGGGTAAAGCGGCGTGCGATCGCCTCGCCACAGATATGGCTGTTGAACTAAAACCCTATAATGTGGCTTCAATCTCCGTTTGGCCAGGGATTGTGGGTACAGAACATATTAGCAGCATCGCCTCAGAAATGGCTGACAGCAAGTCAACTGACCCGAAAAAAGCAATGTTTAGCGATCGCTATAACTGGGAAACCCCCTTATTAACAGGACGAGTCATTGCTAAACTAGCTAATGATTCAACCGTAATATCCCGTACAGGACATGTACATATTGTTGCCGAACTAGCCAAGCGATATGGAGTGGTAGATCAAGAAGGAAACCTACCTGTATCATTACGTTCTTTGCGGTTTCTGCTACCTATGGCATTACCGCAACTGAGAAAAAATTCCTGGCTGGTACCAGATATCAAAGTTCCTTGGTCACTGCTACTACTGAGTAGCCTCAGTTCCCCGAAAATTTAA
- a CDS encoding universal stress protein, producing the protein MFERVLISTDFADGLHRLAHFVSSLGLAGIKQIVFLHVVPIWEKGAIPRVDTENIEAAQTRLAAAVGDNNSNVEVKIEVQSGKPVEKILKVAQNNQSELIILGSQSRSLFTEKLVGSTMSDLSHQTKIPLLVLRPQLISAYTSEELTLRCQHLFRSLLLPYNDNQSANYLVKKVKQLAEKQPGKFLQKCQLSWVIDNSGRQERPPKILPQQAQATLSQIKADLEGVNLQVKTEVREGNPVNQILETAFMADISAIAVSSETIGKLQEWLISSFAGEILRQSWYPVIFFPFPGS; encoded by the coding sequence ATGTTTGAAAGAGTTTTAATTTCTACAGATTTTGCTGATGGTTTGCACCGTTTGGCACATTTTGTTTCTAGCCTCGGGCTAGCAGGAATAAAGCAAATTGTATTTCTGCACGTTGTACCAATTTGGGAAAAAGGCGCTATTCCAAGAGTGGATACAGAGAACATCGAAGCAGCGCAAACCCGATTAGCCGCAGCAGTTGGTGACAATAATTCAAATGTAGAAGTAAAAATAGAAGTTCAATCAGGAAAGCCAGTAGAGAAAATCCTGAAAGTAGCGCAAAATAATCAGTCTGAACTGATTATTTTAGGTTCTCAAAGTCGCAGCTTATTCACAGAAAAATTAGTGGGAAGTACGATGTCTGACTTATCCCACCAAACCAAAATTCCTTTATTAGTCTTACGTCCTCAGTTAATATCTGCCTATACTAGCGAGGAATTAACATTACGTTGTCAGCATCTTTTTCGTTCTTTACTACTTCCTTATAACGATAATCAGTCGGCGAATTACTTAGTAAAAAAGGTAAAACAATTAGCAGAGAAACAGCCTGGTAAATTTCTGCAAAAATGTCAGCTTTCTTGGGTAATAGATAATTCTGGTCGTCAAGAAAGACCACCAAAAATTTTGCCACAGCAAGCGCAAGCAACTCTATCTCAAATTAAAGCTGATTTGGAAGGAGTAAATTTACAAGTAAAAACAGAAGTTAGGGAAGGAAACCCTGTAAATCAGATTTTAGAAACAGCTTTTATGGCAGATATTAGTGCAATTGCTGTGTCTTCCGAAACTATAGGTAAACTCCAGGAATGGTTGATTTCTAGTTTTGCAGGTGAAATATTACGTCAAAGCTGGTACCCTGTAATCTTTTTCCCATTCCCTGGAAGCTGA
- a CDS encoding ABC transporter ATP-binding protein gives MRGIGPVVAPEQQASNQLSTLRRFLQYLRPYRKEIPIALTLVLIGASTQAIGPFLLGWSVDHLIAQGNLQGLLLLLVLLGLIYALGVWAIRGQIMRVGWIMQRLLAQLRQDIFTKIQSLPLSFFDRSEAGDLMSRLLNDVNTVNQAFGQTIAQMLGNIFSLVGIVIAMLTINLQLGLLSNLVVPLMILTTSLFARWARARFRVTRQTIGELSAKLEEDIGSVREAQAFNRVHLNIAEFDILNAANRDANVEAVAITAAFLPSIDFLNTLATAGVLAYGGYLAVTGGATVGVVTSFLLYVQQFFRPIQILSQFYTQAQSAFAGLERIFLLLDEPSQLNDAPDAIEMPPIQGEVTFEDVKFGYNLDQLVLKGVNLHAYPGQMIALVGPTGSGKTTIINLILRFYDVSDGAVKIDEIDVRSVTQASLRRQIGIVLQDNILFSGTVAENIAFGVPNATQADIEAAAQRANVHEFITSLPQGYSTQLGERGAPLSQGQRQLISIARAILINPRILILDEATSSIDTRTEALVQSAIARLLQGRTSFVIAHRLSTVTQASQVLVIQQGQIVERGTHAELIAKQGVYANLYALQLGATAT, from the coding sequence ATGAGAGGTATTGGCCCGGTTGTTGCGCCCGAACAACAAGCAAGTAATCAACTCTCAACCTTACGGCGTTTTTTACAATACTTGCGACCTTATCGCAAAGAAATTCCCATCGCCTTGACATTAGTTCTCATTGGTGCATCAACCCAGGCGATCGGGCCATTTTTACTTGGCTGGTCAGTCGATCATCTAATTGCACAAGGTAATTTGCAGGGATTGCTGCTGCTATTAGTCTTACTAGGGCTAATTTATGCCCTTGGTGTCTGGGCAATTCGCGGGCAAATTATGCGAGTTGGCTGGATTATGCAGCGCTTGCTGGCTCAACTGCGACAAGATATTTTCACCAAAATTCAGAGTTTACCACTGAGCTTTTTTGACCGCAGTGAAGCTGGCGATTTAATGAGCCGTCTGCTAAACGATGTCAACACTGTCAATCAGGCATTTGGTCAAACAATCGCCCAAATGCTAGGCAACATTTTCAGTTTGGTGGGCATTGTGATTGCCATGCTGACAATCAATCTGCAACTCGGCTTGTTGAGCAACCTAGTTGTACCATTGATGATTTTAACTACCAGCTTGTTTGCACGTTGGGCAAGAGCGAGATTTCGCGTCACCAGGCAAACCATCGGCGAACTTTCCGCCAAATTGGAAGAAGATATCGGTAGTGTACGGGAAGCACAAGCATTTAATCGTGTACATCTAAATATTGCCGAATTCGACATTCTCAACGCCGCTAATCGGGATGCCAATGTCGAAGCTGTAGCTATTACTGCGGCATTTTTACCATCAATTGATTTTCTCAATACCCTAGCAACCGCAGGTGTTCTAGCTTATGGTGGCTACCTAGCTGTCACTGGCGGCGCAACTGTGGGTGTAGTGACTTCCTTTTTACTTTATGTACAGCAGTTTTTCCGCCCTATTCAAATTCTTAGCCAGTTTTACACTCAAGCTCAGTCTGCATTTGCCGGATTAGAGCGAATTTTCCTCCTTTTAGATGAGCCATCGCAACTCAATGATGCACCCGATGCCATTGAAATGCCACCAATTCAAGGCGAGGTGACTTTTGAGGATGTCAAATTTGGCTATAACCTAGACCAACTGGTGCTTAAAGGTGTAAATTTACACGCCTATCCTGGGCAGATGATCGCCTTAGTCGGCCCTACTGGCTCAGGTAAAACCACCATTATTAACTTAATATTGCGCTTTTATGATGTCTCTGATGGCGCAGTCAAAATTGATGAAATTGATGTGCGGAGTGTGACCCAAGCTAGTTTGCGCCGTCAAATTGGCATTGTCCTGCAAGATAATATTTTATTTAGCGGTACTGTAGCGGAAAATATTGCCTTTGGTGTTCCTAATGCTACCCAAGCAGATATCGAAGCTGCGGCGCAAAGGGCAAATGTGCATGAGTTCATCACCTCATTACCCCAGGGTTATTCAACTCAATTAGGCGAACGGGGTGCGCCTCTCAGCCAGGGACAGCGCCAACTAATTAGTATTGCCCGTGCAATATTAATTAACCCGCGAATTTTGATACTTGATGAAGCTACCAGCAGTATCGATACCCGCACCGAAGCACTCGTACAAAGTGCGATCGCACGCTTGCTGCAAGGGCGTACCAGCTTTGTCATTGCTCACCGTCTCAGTACTGTAACTCAGGCTTCCCAGGTGTTAGTCATTCAGCAAGGACAAATTGTCGAGCGGGGAACTCATGCAGAACTAATCGCCAAACAAGGTGTCTACGCTAACCTTTATGCTCTCCAGTTAGGTGCAACTGCTACTTAA
- a CDS encoding ABC transporter ATP-binding protein: MQAIQRVLVSLRNYRWISLGALLSLLLLTVANAITPQLFRWGIDGGIVQQNLQIVLYSAAWMVVAAIARGLFNFGQSYWAEAASQGVAYDLRNKIFSKIQNLSFSYHDKAQTSQLLTRVTSDIEQIRTFVGTSLIQVIGAVVTLVTIAVVLLIMNWRLALITLTVVPISGWLMARFISRNDRLFGQIQQQLGDLNAVLQENLVGIRVVKAFVRESAERSRYTGLNNALVKANMRTIDAIHNTFPFIFLLSNLVTLAVFGYGGAQVIGQRFSIGELVAFNSYLVLVLQPILLIGFAAPAIAQAAASAQRVYEVVDAAVEIRDRPDAIDFKTCGGRITFENVSFRYPGATSEALKDVSFETKPKELIAVLGMTGSGKSTVMNLIPRFYDVTNGAIRIDGRDVRDFTLKSLRSHIGIVFQETTLFSGTLRENIAYAKPNAPLAEVIEAAKTAQIHDFIDGLPDGYETIVGERGIGLSGGQKQRIAIARTLLTDYSILILDDSTSAVDAKTAAQIQAELDNLMRRKACVTFVVAQRISTVKNADRILLIDKGRLVAQGTHEQLMQTSPLYGAILESQVKAKENK, translated from the coding sequence ATGCAAGCAATCCAACGTGTTTTGGTTAGCTTAAGAAATTATCGATGGATTTCCTTAGGAGCTTTATTAAGTCTCTTACTTTTGACAGTTGCGAATGCAATTACCCCCCAATTATTTCGCTGGGGAATTGATGGAGGTATTGTCCAGCAAAATTTACAAATAGTGCTTTATAGTGCTGCATGGATGGTAGTTGCGGCGATCGCTCGGGGTTTGTTTAATTTTGGACAAAGCTATTGGGCGGAAGCGGCTTCTCAAGGTGTAGCCTATGATTTACGCAATAAGATTTTCAGCAAAATTCAAAATCTCAGTTTTAGCTATCACGACAAGGCGCAAACTTCGCAACTATTAACTCGCGTTACCAGCGATATTGAACAAATCCGCACCTTTGTTGGCACTAGTTTAATTCAAGTCATTGGTGCAGTGGTGACATTGGTGACGATTGCGGTAGTTCTGCTGATCATGAATTGGCGATTGGCATTAATTACTTTAACAGTTGTGCCAATCTCAGGATGGTTAATGGCACGATTTATTAGCCGCAATGACCGGTTATTTGGTCAGATACAACAACAACTGGGTGACCTAAATGCCGTATTACAAGAAAATTTGGTGGGGATTAGGGTAGTTAAAGCCTTTGTGCGCGAGTCGGCGGAAAGGTCACGTTACACGGGACTCAATAATGCCCTGGTCAAAGCTAACATGAGGACTATTGATGCTATCCACAATACCTTCCCGTTTATCTTTTTGCTGAGTAATTTAGTGACTCTAGCAGTTTTTGGCTATGGGGGGGCGCAGGTAATTGGGCAGAGGTTCTCTATTGGGGAACTGGTAGCTTTTAACTCATATTTAGTTCTGGTACTGCAACCAATTTTATTAATTGGGTTTGCTGCACCTGCGATCGCTCAAGCTGCGGCTTCAGCACAGCGAGTTTATGAAGTGGTAGACGCAGCCGTGGAAATTCGCGATCGCCCCGATGCGATTGATTTTAAAACTTGTGGTGGTAGAATCACCTTTGAAAACGTCTCTTTTCGTTATCCTGGCGCTACAAGCGAAGCCCTGAAGGATGTTTCTTTTGAAACCAAGCCGAAAGAACTGATCGCTGTTTTGGGAATGACAGGTTCCGGTAAAAGCACCGTGATGAACTTGATTCCCCGCTTTTACGATGTCACCAATGGCGCAATTCGGATTGATGGGCGAGATGTGCGAGATTTTACCCTCAAAAGCCTGAGATCACATATTGGCATTGTCTTTCAAGAAACCACATTATTTTCTGGTACTCTCCGCGAGAATATCGCTTACGCCAAACCCAACGCCCCATTAGCAGAAGTCATTGAAGCTGCAAAAACTGCCCAAATCCATGATTTTATCGATGGTTTACCCGATGGCTACGAGACGATTGTCGGGGAGAGGGGTATCGGTTTATCGGGAGGACAAAAGCAACGAATTGCGATCGCCCGTACCCTACTCACCGATTACAGTATTCTGATTTTGGATGACAGTACCTCGGCTGTAGATGCCAAAACTGCGGCGCAAATCCAAGCAGAACTCGATAACTTAATGCGTCGCAAAGCTTGTGTCACCTTTGTTGTGGCTCAACGCATAAGTACAGTCAAGAATGCCGATCGCATTTTGTTGATTGATAAAGGAAGGTTGGTAGCGCAAGGAACCCACGAACAATTGATGCAAACCAGCCCGCTTTACGGTGCAATTTTGGAATCTCAAGTTAAGGCAAAGGAGAACAAATGA
- a CDS encoding Xaa-Pro peptidase family protein, whose product MNSVNQEISLKLELIRQTLNETEAQGLRLRGTDWFAWATAGGSNTVLLTAETGVAEVLVTAQDAWVLTDEIEAQRLQDEELPTNFKLHINPWADINAREAFVRDATSGGMVLSDRSLSHVEKQLPTSLINHKRVLLPTEIERYRQVGRKASEAMTEVLKVAQPTWTEYQLAGAGAEALWARGLHPALTLVAGERRLPLYRHATATKEEIGKEAMMVFCARGYGLYANLTRFVCFGKRPEAQAKLHQHIREIEASVLNLCQPGKPLNTVYETLAKTYQQHGFPNAIREHHQGGTTGYLAREIVANPNTSDTLAQNMAVAWNPSLPGAKIEDTFVILEDGKLENLTFDANFPHVEVEGRLRPVVLENL is encoded by the coding sequence ATGAATTCAGTGAATCAGGAAATTTCCCTTAAGTTAGAATTAATCCGCCAAACCCTTAATGAAACTGAAGCGCAAGGATTGCGTTTACGTGGAACAGATTGGTTTGCTTGGGCGACGGCTGGCGGTTCCAACACTGTGCTACTAACTGCGGAAACAGGGGTTGCAGAAGTTTTAGTAACAGCACAAGATGCATGGGTACTTACAGATGAAATAGAAGCCCAGCGTTTACAGGATGAAGAATTACCAACTAATTTTAAGCTGCACATTAACCCTTGGGCTGATATTAACGCCCGTGAAGCTTTTGTCCGCGATGCTACAAGTGGGGGTATGGTTTTAAGCGATCGCTCTCTCTCCCATGTTGAAAAACAATTACCCACTTCTTTAATAAATCATAAACGCGTACTGTTACCCACAGAAATTGAACGTTACCGCCAAGTAGGGCGTAAAGCCAGCGAAGCAATGACAGAAGTACTAAAAGTTGCCCAACCTACTTGGACAGAATATCAATTAGCGGGTGCGGGTGCAGAAGCTTTGTGGGCTAGGGGTTTACATCCAGCGCTGACACTCGTTGCGGGAGAAAGACGTTTACCTTTATATCGCCATGCGACGGCGACAAAAGAAGAAATTGGCAAAGAAGCAATGATGGTTTTTTGTGCGCGTGGCTATGGATTATATGCAAATCTCACACGATTTGTCTGTTTTGGTAAACGCCCAGAAGCACAGGCTAAATTGCACCAACATATCCGCGAAATTGAAGCCTCAGTGTTAAATTTATGCCAACCAGGAAAACCGCTGAATACAGTTTATGAGACTTTAGCAAAAACTTATCAACAGCACGGATTTCCTAATGCAATTCGCGAACATCATCAAGGTGGAACGACAGGATATTTAGCAAGAGAAATAGTAGCTAATCCTAATACTAGCGATACTTTGGCACAAAACATGGCTGTTGCTTGGAATCCCAGTTTACCAGGGGCCAAGATTGAAGATACTTTTGTAATTCTTGAAGATGGTAAATTGGAAAATTTAACTTTTGATGCCAATTTTCCTCATGTAGAAGTAGAAGGAAGATTGCGCCCAGTAGTTTTGGAGAATTTGTAA
- a CDS encoding SWIM zinc finger family protein, which yields MTNYTLQASREWWSQRWLDLLDSYRFKKRLERARNYSRQGNVLSIEFKGAKVLARVQGSEPEPYKVSLSLDPFSDEEWGYVIETMSKKAIFAAKLLAGEMPQNIEEVFTANGLSLFPFTLSDVRSKCSCPDKANPCKHVGAVYYQLGDRFSEDPFVLFKLRGRTKEQIISDLRQLRSAKIEGSSTEISDIQQPVTSHQNTIKFDSFWQYNEPLDSSLVVIAPSGSETVLDVLGPIPLGKEEENVGNLTSGDVVMKYLQTVYQDVRQKAVLAAMNVGGA from the coding sequence ATGACTAATTACACTCTACAAGCAAGCCGTGAATGGTGGTCACAAAGATGGCTCGATTTATTAGATTCCTATCGCTTTAAAAAACGTTTAGAACGTGCGAGAAACTATTCTCGTCAAGGAAATGTTCTCAGCATTGAGTTTAAAGGTGCAAAGGTATTAGCTAGGGTACAAGGTAGCGAACCAGAACCTTATAAAGTTTCTCTTTCCTTAGACCCCTTTAGCGATGAAGAATGGGGTTATGTAATTGAAACTATGTCTAAAAAGGCAATTTTTGCCGCTAAGTTATTAGCCGGAGAAATGCCCCAAAATATTGAAGAAGTGTTTACGGCTAATGGACTTTCCTTATTTCCCTTTACCTTATCAGATGTCCGCAGTAAATGCTCTTGTCCTGATAAAGCGAATCCTTGTAAACACGTAGGTGCAGTGTATTATCAGTTAGGCGATCGCTTCAGCGAAGACCCGTTTGTATTATTTAAATTGCGCGGACGTACCAAAGAGCAAATTATCAGCGATTTACGCCAATTACGTAGCGCTAAAATTGAGGGTTCATCAACAGAAATATCTGATATTCAACAGCCAGTTACTAGTCATCAAAATACAATTAAATTTGATTCATTCTGGCAGTACAATGAACCCCTTGATTCTTCTTTAGTCGTAATTGCACCAAGTGGTAGCGAGACTGTATTAGATGTATTAGGCCCAATTCCCTTAGGTAAAGAAGAGGAGAATGTAGGTAATTTGACCTCTGGCGATGTGGTAATGAAATATTTGCAGACAGTTTACCAAGATGTTAGACAAAAGGCGGTTTTAGCTGCCATGAATGTGGGAGGGGCTTAA
- a CDS encoding CU044_2847 family protein, whose product MEAQTKVISVELSDGSNVRVEATLISERKLSIPTRPFKEVTIAIESLSRDIAEVIQKVKPDKASVKFGIEIALESGKLTPILVKGSSAANLEITLEWSQTPVGELKIPTNSIVKQEAPINIG is encoded by the coding sequence ATGGAAGCCCAAACTAAAGTTATTTCGGTAGAACTATCTGATGGTTCAAATGTAAGAGTCGAAGCTACCCTCATTAGTGAGCGTAAATTAAGTATCCCCACTCGACCTTTTAAAGAAGTTACTATTGCTATTGAATCCCTGAGCAGGGACATTGCAGAAGTAATACAGAAAGTGAAACCAGATAAGGCTAGCGTCAAATTTGGTATAGAAATTGCCCTCGAATCAGGTAAACTCACACCGATATTGGTTAAAGGTAGTTCGGCAGCCAATCTAGAAATTACTTTAGAATGGAGTCAAACCCCTGTGGGGGAATTAAAAATTCCCACAAATTCAATAGTCAAGCAAGAAGCCCCTATAAATATAGGCTAG
- a CDS encoding PCP reductase family protein codes for MSEPKFSDSLGWTAEAKEKLKNIPFFVRTQAKARIEQLARQAKQDIITADLVEKARLEFGQ; via the coding sequence ATGAGTGAACCCAAGTTTTCAGATTCATTGGGATGGACAGCAGAAGCTAAAGAAAAATTAAAAAATATTCCCTTTTTTGTTCGCACACAAGCAAAGGCGCGAATTGAGCAGCTAGCTCGTCAAGCAAAGCAAGATATTATCACAGCAGATTTGGTTGAAAAAGCACGATTGGAGTTTGGACAATAA
- the gloA gene encoding lactoylglutathione lyase: MRLLHTMLRVGNLEESLKFYIDVLGMKLLRRKDYPDGKFTLAFVGYGDESDNTVIELTYNWGVEKYELGNAYGHIAIGVSDIYATCEEIRNRGGKVVREPGAMKHGTTVIAFVEDPDGYRVELIQLGTLGIEGKQESQTLVTK, from the coding sequence ATGCGCTTACTTCATACAATGCTACGGGTGGGGAATCTTGAAGAGTCTTTGAAATTCTACATTGATGTCCTGGGAATGAAATTATTGCGGCGAAAAGATTATCCAGATGGAAAATTTACTCTAGCTTTTGTTGGCTATGGTGACGAAAGTGACAATACAGTCATAGAACTAACTTACAACTGGGGGGTGGAAAAGTACGAATTAGGGAATGCTTATGGTCATATTGCCATTGGCGTAAGTGATATTTATGCTACCTGTGAAGAAATTAGAAATCGTGGCGGTAAGGTAGTAAGAGAACCAGGTGCAATGAAACATGGTACTACAGTAATTGCTTTTGTTGAAGACCCAGACGGTTATAGGGTTGAACTCATTCAATTGGGTACTTTAGGAATCGAGGGTAAACAGGAATCACAAACACTGGTAACTAAGTAA